Proteins found in one Micromonospora sp. WMMD1082 genomic segment:
- a CDS encoding VOC family protein — MRSTLTLAAITLDCADPLALAAFYGRATGLALHPKSDDEFAGITRDDGLFIGFQRVDDYQPPCWPGQSTPQQLHLDFAVENIDIAEAMLLELGAVKPEYQPGGDRFRVLTDPAGHPFCLVPDRH; from the coding sequence GTGCGCTCGACGCTGACCCTTGCGGCGATCACGCTCGACTGCGCCGACCCCCTGGCGTTGGCCGCGTTCTACGGGCGGGCCACCGGACTCGCACTGCATCCTAAGTCCGACGATGAGTTCGCCGGGATCACCCGTGACGACGGGCTGTTCATCGGCTTTCAGCGAGTCGACGACTACCAGCCGCCATGCTGGCCCGGACAGAGCACACCCCAGCAACTACACCTCGACTTCGCGGTCGAGAACATCGATATAGCTGAGGCCATGCTGCTGGAGTTGGGGGCGGTCAAGCCCGAGTACCAGCCGGGCGGAGACCGGTTCCGGGTACTCACCGATCC